A stretch of the Triplophysa dalaica isolate WHDGS20190420 chromosome 19, ASM1584641v1, whole genome shotgun sequence genome encodes the following:
- the LOC130408187 gene encoding allatostatin-A receptor-like encodes MNEGFAVFSVVDIITILLSFPINSYVIWLILTGTGNGLAAEIFNLNLAVCEILLCMEAILGLLSYVFVIFLKVVDFFDGLANTGRPLFQSLICVERYLAVVHPVYFISWLGQFFFFLSVQLFCCLAVLRALKQHFVSFCVEKTNKVEMNFSAVNIITSEASTNSTSRCINTIDINVYEINFLLGFPTHCYVLWLIVTGRGNGIASDIFNLNFSICEIGISLYCLLCVLSCWVSSLLTYLRLSLGLIYTGRPLFQCLICVERFLAVVHPVIFLKYKPLRYRLMCSAVAWLIIFCSCSFMYKLIELNFNVLRGFILMQFLVFLSIQLFCCQAVLRALKQSGPGEREREEENHMKKRAFNLILITTVSMIIVYVPYVLSVFISMLTEHNIQPLWTLTLFCFMLANFTQPALFLNRFMKFSCLCSQ; translated from the exons ATGAATGAGGGCTTCGCAGTTTTCTCTGTGGTAGATATTATCACTATCCTCTTGAGTTTTCCCATCAACTCTTATGTGATATGGCTTATTCTAACAGGAACTGGAAACGGACTGGCAGCAGAAATCTTCAATCTCAATCTCGCGGTCTGTGAGATACTCTTGTGCATGGAGGCTATACTGGGTCTTCTCAGCTAtgtatttgtcattttcttGAAAGTTGTGGATTTTTTCGACGGACTTGCCAACACCGGCCGTCCTCTGTTTCAGAGTCTGATCTGTGTGGAGCGTTACCTGGCAGTGGTTCATCCT GTGTACTTTATTTCGTGGTTGGGGcagttcttcttcttcctctccGTTCAGTTGTTCTGTTGTCTGGCTGttctcagagctctgaagca ACATTTTGTGAGCTTCTGTGTGGAGAAGACAAACAAAGTGGAAATGAATTTCTCTGCAGTGAACATCATCACATCTGAAGCATCCACAAACTCGACATCTAGATGTATAAACACTATAGACATTAACGTCTACGAGATCAACTTTCTGTTGGGTTTTCCAACACACTGTTATGTTTTATGGCTCATCGTCACAGGAAGAGGAAATGGAATTGCATCAGACATTTTCAATCTCAATTTCTCCATTTGTGAGATTGGTATCTCTTTGTAttgtctgttgtgtgttctttcatGCTGGGTTTCAAGTCTCCTAACATATTTAAGGTTAAGCTTAGGACTAATTTACACCGGTCGTCctctgtttcagtgtctgatctgtGTCGAGCGTTTCCTGGCAGTGGTTCATCCTGTGATCTTTCTGAAGTACAAACCTCTCAGATACAGACTCATGTGTTCTGCTGTCGCCTGGTTAATCATTTTTTGCTCATGTTCCTTTATGTACAAATTGATTGAACTTAACTTTAATGTGTTAAGAGGGTTCATTTTAATGCAGTTCCTCGTCTTTCTCTCCATCCAGTTGTTCTGTTGTCAGGCTGttctcagagctctgaagcagtcaggaccaggagagagagagagagaggaggaaaaccaCATGAAGAAAAGAGCGTTTAATCTCATTCTAATAACTACTGTGAGCATGATTATTGTTTACGTTCCATATGTTTTATCAGTCTTTATTAGCATGCTAACAGAGCATAATATTCAACCATTGTGGactttaactttattttgttttatgctgGCTAATTTTACACAACCTGCTCTGTTTCTGAATCGATTTATGAAATTCTCCTGCCTCTGTTCTCAATAA
- the LOC130408188 gene encoding C-C chemokine receptor type 8-like, with protein sequence MNYSSTNITTPAASTTSHRLTSPFEMCVYSINFLFGLPTHSYIIWLIVARRGSGIASDICHVNLSICEIGNAVNGLFVALSFWVSGLATLVQFLTGLLITGRPLFQCLICVERYLAVIHPVTFLKYKPLRYRLICCTVVWLISFGSCLFCMFILGAVNMKTYRGIILLQFFIFLSIQLFCCLTVLRALKQSGPGERERGDENHMKRRAFHLILISIVNMAIVYVPFAFTVASWAFRPGLRFRLLLCLCSTPQVLFPFMGLGRQPSPVPPPLHRPPGLCYFLLFPMWGLCHSLVLAHLFAT encoded by the exons ATGAATTACTCATCTACCAACATCACCACACCTGCAGCATCCACAACCTCTCATAGGTTAACAAGCCCTTTTGAGATGTGTGTATACAGCATCAATTTTCTGTTTGGTCTTCCTACACACTCTTACATCATATGGCTCATCGTCGCTAGAAGAGGAAGTGGAATCGCATCAGACATTTGCCATGTTAATCTCTCAATTTGTGAGATTGGCAACGCTGTGAATGGTTTGTTTGTTGCTTTGTCCTTTTGGGTTTCAGGCCTTGCGACTTTAGTCCAATTTTTAACAGGACTACTCATCACCGGCCGTCctctgtttcagtgtctgatctgtGTCGAGCGTTACCTGGCAGTGATTCATCCTGTTACCTTTCTGAAGTACAAACCTCTCAGATACAGACTGATATGCTGCACTGTCGTGTGGTTAATCAGTTTTGGCTCGTGTTtattctgcatgtttatattagGAGCAGTTAATATGAAGACATATAGAGGCATTATTTTATTGCAGTTCTTCATCTTCCTCTCCATCCAGTTGTTCTGTTGTCTGACTGttctcagagctctgaagcagtcaggaccaggagagagagagagaggggatgaAAACCACATGAAGAGAAGAGCGTTTCATCTCATTTTAATATCTATTGTAAACATGGCGATTGTTTATGTTCCATTTGcttttaca GTGGCTTCTTGGGCTTTCCGCCCTGGACTCCGCTTTCGGCTCCTTCTCTGCCTCTGCTCCACACCCCAGGTCCTGTTCCCCTTCATGGGCCTGGGCCGCCAACCCTCCCCTGTTCCGCCTCCTCTCCACCGCCCTCCAGgactttgttattttttgttattccCAATGTGGGGGCTATGTCACTCCCTGGTGCTGGCGCATCTGTTCGCCACCTGA